AGTTTAAGGTATGTAGATGTGGTTTACAGAGTGCTGGAAAGCTGGTATATGAAATTTGCGGAGCTTACGCCCAAATTAATTGTAGGAATTCTTGTTTTTTCTTTCTTCTTAGTTACCAGTAAGTACCTCAGTAAAATTTCAGTAAAAATATTTCACAAACTGTTTCCTAAAAGCCAGAAGGAAAGTTCACTGGTCACCCTGATTGGTGTTTTCAGGTTCATTATTATGATCATGGGGACTTTTATTTCTCTGGAAATTATGGGATTCAGCGGTTTTCTATGGAAATTCATTGGGAGTCTGGGAGTTGCCGGGGTGATTGCCGGGGTAGCTTTGAAAGATCTGGTATCCAGCATTTTTTCGGGAATGCTTATCGGTATCGATAAAGCTTTTAAAGTAGGAGACTATATCAGTATTGGCGCCAACTCTGGAACGGTTTCGGAAATTGGCTTTCTGACCACAAAAATTATTACGGATGATGGTAGAAAGGTTTATATTCCGAATCAGGTCATTTTTAACGCACCCTTTTCCAATATTACCGCTTCACCACAACGCCGAATTATTTTAAATTTTGAAATTCCTGCTGATGAAGATATTTCCATAGCTCAGAAAGGCATGATGGAAGTACTTAAAAATTTAAAAGATATTGACCGTTCGGACAGTGCGGAGGTAATCTTCACAGATTTAAAACAGGGTATATTTACGCTTCAGGCTAAATTCTGGATGAAAGTTGGCGCCAACATCACCCACTTTAAAAGTGAGGCTTATTTAAAAATAAAGGAAAGACTGGATGCGGATGGCATACAGTTGATAACACCAACGAGCATCAGCATTACAGGTGTCGATAATGGAAACATCTCAAACCAGAGTTAATAACACTCCCATTTCCAAGCCGTCACCAGCCGCAGCCGCAGACTAGAAAAACAGCCTACACTTGCCCGGATGACATAATACAAATTATTTCAGAACTTAGAATGAAGGTCGGGACATCATATTTTTTTGATTTCCGACCTTATGCTTTATAGATGGGAAGAGTTAATGTACACAGATGGATACCCATTAACATTGTCATTTTCTTTGATTTTTTAGCATCAGTATTCCGCATGCTTCCAGCCGGATCTTTATTTTAGTTTCAGCGTCACTTACAGTATAGGATGCCCCCTATTGTGAAATCTTACCGTTATTACTTTTCTCTATCTGCTGTCCCTTCTTTTTTTCGGAAACAATACTCAATAAAACACCAAAAGTAATTAAAGATACTCCAACAGCTAAATTGACCCTAAAATCTTCACCGAAAAACAACACACTCACAGCCACAGCCACGATAGGCTCCAAAGCTCCCATAATAGAGGTTGGCGTTGAACCAATCATTTTAATTGCATACACTAAAGTGAGTATCGAAAGAACCGTGGTAACCAGTGCAAAAAGGGAAAGGTTACAGAAAATATCTAATTCAGGAATCAGCAATGAATCGCCCATTACCTGTGCTTTCACCAAATAATAAAAAGAAGAAAACAACATAGAATAAAATGTAATCTTCAGACTGGAGCCTCTAATTTTCACTTTATTTACCGTTACGATATACAATGCATAAAAAACAGCACTTAACGTTGCAATACCTAATCCCAGGATATTAATATCAAAAACCGAATCTTTGACACTTAAAATAAAAACACCGAAAATCGTTATAAATAATGATAAAACCGTGAGCTTCGTAATCGCTTCTTTAAAAACAAAAAAGACAATCAAAGCCACCACTACCGGATAAACGAAAAATATCGTTGACGCAATTCCCGGTGTGAGGTAGTCGTAACCCATAAAAAGAAATTCTGACATCAGTGCAAAAAAAACTCCCAAAATAAACAAAGTCAGGGTTTCTTTTCCGGAAATTCTCAGCGACTCTTTTTTGTAGATCAGCAAGGGAAGAATGAATATTGCAGAAAGAAAAAACCTGTAAAACAAGGTGATATTCATGGGAAACCCAATGGTTTTCAGAGGCAGGATAAACAAAGGAATCAAGCCATAGGAAACTGAAGAAATAAGAGCCGAAATGTAGCCTTTTGTTTTTATATTCATAGTGAATCAGCATCTATTTTTAATGCAAAAGCAAAGATTTTGATAAAAAACAGGGTAACAAATGACTTACATCACCGTTTTCATCTGATATAGATCAAATTTAAGGCTTTGAAATGCGGCTTAATGTCTCTCGGGAAATCCCCAGATAGGAAGCGATGATCGACTTGGGAACCCGCTGAATCAGCATCGGATATTGCAGAAGAAAAATTTCATACCGTTCTTTGGCATCATTACAAAGCAAAGAAACCAAACGTCTTTGGAAAGCGGCATAGGCTGCTTCAATTTTTTTTCGGAAGAAATATTCCATTTCGGGTAATTCATTACAAAGTCTCTCCCGGTCTTCAAAACTAAGCACCAGCAATTCACAGTCTTCAAGACATTCAACGGTAAGTGTGGCATTCTTTTTCTTAAAATAAGCATCGTAATCACTGATCCACCAATCTTCCATAGCAAACCGAACAATACGGTCTTTCCCGTCTTCAGACATCACAGAAGCCTTCAGACATCCCTTCACCACACAATATTCAAAATGAACGGAATCCCCTTCCTGAATTAGAAACCGATGCCTTTTTATTTTTTTAGACTTAAAAAAAGAGAGAATATAATTAAACTTTTCCTCTGTGAGAGGCGATAATTTTTCGATATGTTGTCTAAATTCTTCCATTCATCAAGAAAACCGTTTAAATCTAATTTTTATAAAGCGGGATAAATATATTAAAATCTCCATTGAATTCAATGAAAAAAGAACACTCCATGAAAATAGTAAAGGATTGTTCTGTTAAAAATAACAAGTCCTAAGTGTCATAAGAAACGACAGGTCACCTTTATAACCTGAGTTCGATTAAAATCAATAATTTAAAATTTTGATTTTATGGTTATTAAGATACGTATCATTGGGCTGAAGCCTATCCCTATTGGCCAGGTAGAATATCTTACCGATCAAACTCAGGTTTATATAGTATATTCAAAATAAAAAAAGGCAGCTTTAAAAAAGCTACCTTCTGTATGATATGAATCTCAGATTATTTTAAATCAAAACGATCTGCATTCATCACTTTTACCCAAGCTGAAACGAAATCTTTTACAAATTTTTCATTAGCGTCAGAACTTGCATATACCTCAGCAATTGATCTCAATTCAGAATTGGAACCAAAAACTAAATCTGCACGGCTCGCTGTCCACATTTTCTCACCTGTAGAACGATCTGTTCCTTCGTACAGTTCATTATCTGCTGAAACAGATTTCCATTGAGTTTGCATGTTTAACAGATTTACGAAGAAATCATTGGTTAAAACTCCTGGCCGTTTTGTAAAGATACCACGATCTGAACCGTCGAAATTTATATTCAAAGCTCTCATTCCCCCCACTAATACGGTTAATTCCGGAGCAGTAAGATTCAGCAACTGAGCTTTGTCAATTAATAAAGACTCCGTAGAAACAGCAAATTTTCTTTTTAAATAATTTCTAAATCCGTCTGCCGCAGGCTCAAGATACCCCATTGATTCCACATCAGTCTGTTCCTGAGAAGCATCTGTTCTTCCAGGTGCGAAAGGGACAATAATTTGATACCCTGCATCCTTTGCCGATTTTTCCACCCCTGCACTTCCCGCAATAACAATTAAATCAGCCAATGAAACTTTTTTACCTCCTGTCTGATTTTCATTAAATTCTTTCTGAATATTTTCTAAAGTTCCTAATACTTTTTGAAGCTGAGTCGGATTATTAACTGCCCAATATCTTTGAGGAGCCAACCGGATTCTTGCTCCGTTTGCCCCGCCTCGCTTATCGCTTCCACGGAATGTCGAAGCCGAAGCCCATGCCGTTGCCACTAACTCGGAAACTGATAATCCTGAATTTAAAATCTCAGATTTAAGAGCTTCCACATCAGAATTACTGATTAATTCATGATCAACTGCCGGGATGGGATCTTGCCAGATCAAATCCTCCTGTGGAATATCCGGACCAAGATAACGTTCTTTTGGCCCCATATCTCTGTGCGTCAGTTTAAACCAGGCTCTTGCAAAGGCATCTGCGAAGGCATCCGGATTTTCATAAAACTTTCTAGAAATTTTTTCGTAGATCGGATCAAATCTCAAGGATAAATCCGTTGTCAACATGGTTGCTCTATGCTTTTTAGCAGGGTCAAAGGCATCAGGAATAATCTCTTCACCATTTTTGGCCACCCACTGATGAGCTCCTGCAGGGCTTTTCGTTAATTCCCATTCATTTTCAAAAAGGTTTTTAAAGAAATAATTGCTCCATTCAGTCGGAGTTTCAGTCCATGTAACTTCTAATCCGCTGGAGATGGCATCCGTTCCTTTTCCGGATTTATAAGAACTGCTCCATCCCAATCCCTGATTTTCAATTCCCGCTGCTTCAGGCTCTTTTCCAACATGATCTGCCGGTCCGGCACCATGTGTTTTACCGAAAGTATGCCCTCCGGCAATCAAAGCCACTGTTTCTTCATCATTCATAGCCATTCTTCCGAAGGTATCTCTGATATCTTTTGCCGCGGCAATGGGATCAGGATTTCCATCAGGACCTTCCGGATTTACATAAATCAATCCCATCTGCACAGCCGCTAATGGCTTTTCCAAATCTCTGGAATGGATATCGCCGTCGGCATTGTCATCACTTGGCAGTACCCCGTGTCCAGGAACACCTTCTGAACCGTGAGCATAACGAATATCTCCTCCCAGCCACGTTTTTTCCATTCCCCAATACACATCCTGATCTGGTTCCCAAACATCTTCACGACCTCCTGCATATCCAAATGTTTTGAATCCCATCGATTCCAAAGCGATATTTCCTGTAAGAATCAATAAATCGGCCCAGGAAATGCTCCTGCCGTATTTTTGTTTGATAGGCCACAAAAGCCTTCTTGCTTTATCCAGACTTACATTATCCGGCCAGCTGTTCAATGGTGCAAACCGCTGTTGCCCTGCACCTGCTCCACCTCTACCGTCGCCTACACGATACGTTCCCGCACTGTGCCAGGCCATACGGATGAATAAAGGACCGTAATGCCCGAAATCCGCCGGCCACCACTCCTGTGAGTCCGTCATTAATGCATGAAGATCTTTTTTTACCGCTTCCAGATCAAGACTTTTAAATGCTTCTGCATAATTAAAATCTTCATCCATAGGATTTGAAAGCGAAGAATGCTGACGAAGAATGTCAACTCTTAATTGATCGGGCCACCAATCCAGGTTTTTAGTACCTCCTCCGGCGACATTTTCTTTTTTCATTGTACCGTTGTGAAACGGGCACTTGCTGATATCATTTGAATCTTTTTCCATTGTCGTTTAAATTTTTTATGTTGATTACAATTAAATTTCTCTGTTTAAGAACAAGGCAAACCTACAATAGTTTTAAAATAAATACAATCTATTAAAAATATTTTTACAATAGTAAAAAACTATAACATCTATTTTATCTTGTTTATAAGTTCATCTTCAAATGGAATACGCATTTAAATTAATAAATATTTGTAAGACTTGGACAGGAATAATGATGAGATTTTGATATTTAGAATAATTCAATTTAAAGAATAAGCAACTCATTAATTTTAAAGAATTATAAATAATATTGTAAAAATCAATTACGGTTCATTATAAATAAGTTCGGTATTGTTTACCTTTGTACATATTAAAGCACGAAAAAGAATTTAAAAATAGAACTCATGCAGGAAAACTGGCAAAATAAACATATTGTATTTTTCGACGGAGAATGTGGCGTTTGTAATTTTTGGGTACAATGGATCTTGGAAAGAGATAATGAAGACAAATTTATGTTTGCTTCTTTACAATCTGATTTCGGCCAAAAATTCTTATCTGAAAGAGGATTGGAAACGACTGTTTTTAACACCATGTATCTATGGAAACCTAATAAATATTATCTTATAAAATCAAGTGCAGTACTTCAAATCGCTAATCTACTGGGAGGAATTTACAAGCTTTCTAAAATAGGAAAAGCAATCCCCAAGTTTTTCAGTGATAAAGTATATGATCTGATCTCGAGAAACAGAATGAAACTGGCAAATCAAAAATGTTATCTGCCTACACCTCATCAGCGAGGGAAGTTTATTGAGGTTTGATTTTTTTCTTAGATATCAATTTACTCAACCTTCAAGGTAGTAATTAAGCTAAATAAATACAAAGACTGCTTCAAAATTGAAACAGTCTTTTTTTATTTAAATATATCGTTAAAATTTTATTGATTCAAAGACCAAACCGTGTAAGAATTTGGTGGACACTGAATTTTCACCCGTTTATCTGCCGCGGTTGTAGGATACCAGGTAGAATTTCCTGTAAAATCTTTAATCTGCTGATTGCTCCAGTTCGTATCCACCCATTTTTCCTGCCAGTCTGATGAATTATTGATATAAACCACCAATCCCGGATTTCCGTTATAGCCGTTTCTTCGTGCAATATACTCATCATTATCGGTATACAAAATGGACGTGTTTCCTGTGGCTTTGTTATTGTGAATCCATATTAAATTGTTCAGTTTATCTTTATTCAGCCATTCTTCATAATCGCGATAGAAAATGGTAGGATATCCTTCATGGGTTAAAATATAAGCATACGCTAACGTTTTATTGTAAATAATATCCGTGTCATGATTCGCTACAAAAGTCACCGCTTTATATGGGTTTCTTTTCCACATCATATCGTCATTCAAGACATTTAAATTTCCGTTATCAAACGCTTCATCCATCTTATAATATGCAGCAAAATCAAACACTGAACTATTCGCATTATTCGCCCACCACTCCAGCGTATTAACGTTAGAATCCCAAAGCTCACCCACAGAAAATCCGCCTACACTTGAATTCCACGCATTCACGACCCAAGGTCCGAAACCCTTCACATAATCGAATCGCCAGCCGTCGAATTTCATGACATTTTTATAATACTTCGCGACAGAATCATCTCTTCCCCAAAGCCAGTCCTGAACATAAGGATTCGCATGACACAGATCCGGGAAACCACCGAAAGCGCCTTCATCATTATTTCCGTAAGCATTTTTGTAAAAATCATTATAATTTCTCGGAAATTTTCCTGAGGCGATGCCTGAGAAATTAGTCCAGGTATTGGTTCCAGTGTAAGGATTCGCTTCCGATTGCCCGCCACTGTTATGGTTAATCACAATATCGGCGTAAACCTGCATATTTTCAGCGTGTGCCTGCGTGATCAATGCTTCCAGTTCCGTTCGAGAACCAAAACGGGTCTCCACACTGCCATTCTGATTATAATTTCCGAAGTCATAATAATCGGTAGGATCATACCCCATAGAATACGCTCCGTTTTGTGCTTTCGACGCAGGCGGCAACCAAATGGCCCCGATTCCTGCATTCGACCAGGCGATCACTTTTCCTTTTATGGTATTCCACCAGTTTCCGCCATCCGGAACATCCCAGTAAAATCCCTGCATCAGAACACCACCTCCTGGTCCCGCAACAAACTTTCCATTGACCGAAGAATTGGTTCCTGTACTGAATGACCGCCCATCATGTTTGGTGACATTCACAATTCTGTCATGAACTTCAGAATCTAAAGCTTTTTCACCCATCAGCTCATCACTGTTCTGACATGAATTAATAAGCATGAAACCTATTAAGGGAAGGAATACTTTTATTTTTTTCATAGACAATATTTTAGTTATTAACCTATTACCTAAATTACAATTTTATTCATGTAAATTCTATATTTTGTGATTTATTTTAGGTTTAATTAAAAAAAATAAGAATAATTGTAATTTAAATTTTAATTAAAAAAACATAAACTTTAAAGATTTTCGGTACAATTTTTCCATTATTGCATATATTTGCAGACTATGGAATACAATACCCAAAAAACCCAGCTTCATATACCGGAATACGGTAGAATTATACAACAGTTGGTTGAGCGTTGCAAAGAAACTTCTGACAGAAATGAAAGAAACGAAATGGCAGCCGCAATCATTGATTTTATGGGTCAGAGAAACCCTCAGCTTCGTGATGAAGATAATTATAAACATAAACTTTGGGATCATTTATTCATTTTAGCGGATTATGATTTGGATGTAGATTCACCTTATCCTTTCCCTACCAGAGAACAACTGGCAGAGAGACCAAAAACCATGGAATACCCTAAACTACAGGGAGATTTTAAATTTTACGGAAAGAGTATTCTTCAGTTAATAGAAAAAGCAATTGAACTGGAACAAGGCGACGAGAAAGAAGCCCTGATCGAGGTAATTGCGAACAATATGAAGAAATCTTACAACGTATATAATAAAGAACACGTAACGGATGATGTAATTTTCCGTCATTTGAAAGAACTTTCGGAGAACAGGTTGGATTTAACCGGAATTGATTCGCTTGAAAAGAGTAAAATTTACTACACCAGCAACAATAACCGTAATAACAATAATAACAACCGAAATAACAACAACCGAAGCAATAACCAGAACAATAACAACAAAAGAAGACATAACAACAATAATCATAAAAACAGAAAGTAAATGAGTGGAACATTTCAGATAAGAGGAGGGAAAAGATTGCATGGTGAAATCACTCCACAAGGGGCTAAAAATGAAGCTCTACAAATTCTTTGTGCGGTTTTATTAACTGACCAGGAAGTTAGAATTAAAAACATTCCGGATATTCATGACGTGAACCGACTAATTGAAATCCTGGGAGACTTCGGGGTAAAAGTGACTAAAAACGGACATGGAGATTATACTTTCCAGGCTGATAAAGTTAATTTTGATTATATAAAATCCAGCGAGTTCAAAAAGGACGGCGCGAGATTAAGAGGATCAATCATGTTGATGGGTCCCATGTTGGCAAGATACGGAGAAGCCTATATGCCAACTCCAGGTGGAGACAAAATCGGAAGAAGAAGATTAGACACTCACTTCCAGGGTCTTGTTGAACTGGGTGCCGAATTTCATTATGATGAAGAAGAATATTTCTATTCTTTAAAGGCGAAGGAGCTTAACGGTAAATTCATTTTACTGGAAGAAGCTTCCGTAACAGGAACTGCCAATATCGTAATGGCAGCCGTTTTAGCAAAGGGTAAGACAAGAATTTATAATGCCGCTTGCGAACCTTATCTTCAGCAGCTTTGTAAGATGCTGAACAGAATGGGCGCTAATATTTCGGGAATCGGCTCTAATTTATTAACAATTGAAGGTGTTGAATATCTTCATGGGACTGAGCACACCATGCTTCCTGACATGGTAGAAATAGGATCCTGGATTGGTCTTGCAGCCATGACAAAATCTGAAATCACTATTAAAAATGTAAACTGGAACCAATTGGGCGTTATCCCTAATACATTCAGAAAATTAGGTATTCAGCTTGAGCAAAGTAATGATGATATTTTCATTCCGGCTCAGGAAAATTATACCATCCAGAAATTCATTGACGGTTCGATCTTAACCATTTCGGATGCGCCATGGCCAGGATTTACTCCGGATTTGTTATCAATTATTTTAGTGGTTGCCACTCAGGCGAAAGGAAGTCTTTTAGTTCACCAGAAAATGTTTGAATCAAGATTATTTTTTGTTGATAAATTAATTGACATGGGCGCACAGATTATCCTTTGTGATCCGCACAGAGCAACCGTCATCGGATTGAATCAGGAAGCTCCTTTAAGAGGAACAACGATGGTTTCTCCAGACATCAGAGCGGGTAATGCGCTTCTTATCGCGGCACTTTCTGCAGAAGGAAAATCGATTATCCACAATATCGAGCAGATCGACAGAGGATATGAAAATATCGATGGAAGACTAAAAGCGATTGGTGCTGATATTGAAAGAATATAATAAGTTATAAATGATGAGTTTTAAGTTATTAGTTTACTTAAAATTATAATTTCATAAAAAAGCGTTCAAAATTATTTGAACGCTTTTTTTTTACTTTAAAAAGTATGTTTTTTTTAACGCAAAGTTTTATTTTTAATACTGCATATTTTTAAAGGAGCAAAGAGGAATCAACAAGTTGATTGGATCAAGCTTTCGTTTTAGCCTCGTGATACTTCTTGACATCTTTGTTTTAAAGGTTTTCTTACCCTATTTTTACTTTTACCTTTTTACCCGGCTCTCTTTACTTTTTACAGAACCGACTTACCAGCCGCCTCCGCCTCCACCACCGCCTCCACCGCCGGAGAATCCACCCCCTCCGGAACCGGAGCTGCTGCTGCTTGAATTGGAAGATGAAGGTTGTGTAGATGTAGACTGAATAGAGTTTGTAAGACTAGAGTTCAGCGCACTTGCAAAAGCATATTGATTTAAAGTAGAGCCTGTATACCACGTATTATTGTAGTCTGTAGACATTCGGCTCATGATCTGCTCAAATTTCTTTCCCCAAATATCATCAACCCCCAAAATCATCGCATAAGGCAATAAGGTTTCAAAAACCTGTGGCGTGATCTGAGGAGGATTGTGAAATTTCAACTGTTCATTTTCAGCAGCGCCCATGTACATTTTAAATCCGTCAATCAAAGATTTTTTTCTCAACTTTTCTTCACTGGGTCTTTTAACCAAATATTGAAATATAATTAAAAACATAAAAGCTAAAGCGAGAAAAAAATAACAGAAAATGAAATTATTGTTCTCGTAATTACCGTAGTTTAAGGCAGCAAATCCACCTAATCCTACCGTGATAAAAATCGGTAAAGGAATAAATACCCACCAGAACATTTTTCTGACAGCAAAAGTGAAGATAAGAAATGCAATCAGTAAAACCACATAAAACACTCCTCCCACTACCAAAAATACAGGATCATCAGACACTGTAAAACTCACAAACAATCCCACAACATAAATGATGGAGATCAGGAAAAATGGTAGTAACAGTTTCTTCCTGTTGTTTCCTTCGTTCAGAAGTTTATCATGCTGAAAAGATAAAGACGAGCGAAAACTATTCACCGCATTTTCCACCTTAGAATTATAATTTCCATCAAACTTTATGGAACTTTTAGCACCGGTAAATAAACTGTTCATCAAACCAATTTCTTCAACCGGTAAACTCTGATCAGGCTCTTTTATTTTTTGAATGGTAAAAACTTTACTGCTGAAAATACCTAGTATCCCAGAACTTGCGCTTTCGATAATTTTAATATATCCTTTTACCGCAAGATTAACCAAAGCCGCAGTCAAGAAACTATTTTTAAAACTTTCATGCTGAATATATCCCATAGAACCCGGGGATAGATTATCGGGAGCATTAAACTGAGGATAAACAGTAGGTGTCGCAGGATCTACTCCATATTTTTGCCATGTTCTGAAAAAATAAGCAAACAATCCAAATAATAGAATCGCAAAAACTGATAAAAGTCCGTACTCTTCTAAAAATCCGGGCGGTGGTGGCGGAACCATTATTCCTTTTTTGAATCCGACGGCAATGGTCAGCCCTTCCGAAGGATATAATTTTGAAGCCCCCCACTCTATTGAGGTATCCGATAAAAGTTTCGCATTACAATTCTGAGAATTGCTTCCAGAAGCTCCGGTATAACATGAATTCTGTAAAATATTGGCGCCCGCCGGAAGATTTACTTTTGCAGAAATTGTGTCTACATCAAAATTCCATGCATTTCCGTTGACATTCCAATACAATTCATCGTAATTATTGAAGAAACCGATCTGGTTTTTCGTCTCATATTTTATTTCATATGCATAATTTCCTGTATCCAGAATAACATCTCTGTTTCCGACATATATTTCAAAATTATCTCCGTTGGTCTCGGTATGATAATCTTCTTTTTCACCATTTTTTGTAATGGATATAATGTCATACTGAATCTTTTGCTTCTTATTATTCAGATTTCGGGTTAAAGGCAATGTGCGGAAAATTCCTCTTTTAATTTCATTTCCGGTACTATAAACATTAATCTTTTCAGTCACCGTAAGCCCTGAATTTTTATTAACATCTATATCCGAATGAAAAGAAGTTATCCTTTCCTTTTCATAATCCACACTTACGGCATCAGAAGAATTTAGATCATCTTCAATATGCTGCTGAGCAAAGCTCAATGCAAAAAATAAAAGGTAAAAAAGCAACAAAAACTTCTTCATTGCTTAAAATTTTACCGTTGGAACTTCTCTTTCTGCAACATTCTGAAGTTCGAAGAAAGGAGATTTTTCAAACTTATACATATTAGCGATGATATTGCTTGGGAAAGACTCCACGGCAGTGTTATTTTCGCGAACGGTTCCGTTATAATATCTTCTGGATTTTTCAATATCATTTTCTATAGAAGTAAGTTCGGCCTGTAATTGCTGAAAATTAGCGTTTGCTTTCAGATCAGGGTATTGCTCGGCCACTGCGAATAAATTCATCATTGCCTGATTCAGATTTTTTTCTGCTGCCTCTTTTGCTTCCACAGAATTCGCTCCTAACGCCAAATTTCTCGCTCTGGTCACATTTTCCAGTGTTTCTTTTTCGTGAGTAGCATAACCTTTTACAGTTTCTACCAAATTTGGAATAAGGTCATGGCGTTTTTTCAACATCACATCGATACTGCTCCACCCTTCCTGAACGAGGTTCCTAAGTCTTACCAATTTGTTGTACACCGAAACTCCGTAAAGAAGGAAAATAACCACTAAAGCGATTACAATAATTAAAATCATCATAGTCTTAAAATTTTTAAATGTTACTTAAAAATAAGCCTTTTTTCGATAACACAAACAAAAGGATGCCCAAA
The sequence above is a segment of the Chryseobacterium sp. MYb264 genome. Coding sequences within it:
- a CDS encoding DUF2207 domain-containing protein; the encoded protein is MKKFLLLFYLLFFALSFAQQHIEDDLNSSDAVSVDYEKERITSFHSDIDVNKNSGLTVTEKINVYSTGNEIKRGIFRTLPLTRNLNNKKQKIQYDIISITKNGEKEDYHTETNGDNFEIYVGNRDVILDTGNYAYEIKYETKNQIGFFNNYDELYWNVNGNAWNFDVDTISAKVNLPAGANILQNSCYTGASGSNSQNCNAKLLSDTSIEWGASKLYPSEGLTIAVGFKKGIMVPPPPPGFLEEYGLLSVFAILLFGLFAYFFRTWQKYGVDPATPTVYPQFNAPDNLSPGSMGYIQHESFKNSFLTAALVNLAVKGYIKIIESASSGILGIFSSKVFTIQKIKEPDQSLPVEEIGLMNSLFTGAKSSIKFDGNYNSKVENAVNSFRSSLSFQHDKLLNEGNNRKKLLLPFFLISIIYVVGLFVSFTVSDDPVFLVVGGVFYVVLLIAFLIFTFAVRKMFWWVFIPLPIFITVGLGGFAALNYGNYENNNFIFCYFFLALAFMFLIIFQYLVKRPSEEKLRKKSLIDGFKMYMGAAENEQLKFHNPPQITPQVFETLLPYAMILGVDDIWGKKFEQIMSRMSTDYNNTWYTGSTLNQYAFASALNSSLTNSIQSTSTQPSSSNSSSSSSGSGGGGFSGGGGGGGGGGGW
- a CDS encoding LemA family protein gives rise to the protein MMILIIVIALVVIFLLYGVSVYNKLVRLRNLVQEGWSSIDVMLKKRHDLIPNLVETVKGYATHEKETLENVTRARNLALGANSVEAKEAAEKNLNQAMMNLFAVAEQYPDLKANANFQQLQAELTSIENDIEKSRRYYNGTVRENNTAVESFPSNIIANMYKFEKSPFFELQNVAEREVPTVKF